The nucleotide window GTCTCCTTGGGCTCGCGTGAAATAGAAAAGCGCTTCATCCCCGAGGGGAATCGGCGCCTTTGCCTGGCCAGCGATATCGACGATGATATCGCGGCTCCGAATATTTGATCCAGGTTGCGCTAGGCTTTTACTTTCTTATCTCTTCCGTCAGGATGATCGCCTGGGCGATCTCCGCCATGGGCTTTCTCAAGTCCATGCTCTTTTTTTGGATCAGCGAAAAAGCTTCCGGCTCGGATAGACCCTGTTGTTTCATCAAGACGCCCTTCGCCCGCTCGATCGCCTTGCGCGCCTCCAACGTCTTCTTGAGGTCCTCGTTTTCTTTTCTGAGCGAGTTAAATTCCTCGAAGCGCGAGATCGCCAGCTCCGTCGTGGGAAGAAGCTCCTCTTCTCTCAGCGGTTTCAGCAGATAGGCCATCACGCCGGCTTCCTTGGCCCGCTCGATCGTCTCGGCATCGTAGTGGCTCGTGAGCAGAACGATGGGCAGCGGGTTTTCCTCCATGATGGTCTCTGCCGCGCTGATGCCGTCGATATCCGGTAGCCCTACGGACATGAGAACGGCATCGGGATCGGTCGTCTGCGTCAGTTTGAGCGCGCCCTTGCCGCTCGCCCCCTCGCCGACGACTCCAAACCCTTTCTCGTTCAAAGCCTTGACCAGGAAAGCTCTGGAGGGAAGGTGGTCGTCTATCACCAGCACCTTCCTCTTTTTCATGTCGTAGCTCGATGCCTCTCTTCCGTGTTACTTTTGCAGGTGAAAATCCGCGCGATAAACAGGAACCCAAATGCGCCACTCTCTACGCTGACTCGCGTCGGTCCTTTTTCGAAGCCTCGGACGCCGTTAGTCCGCCAGAACCTTTTTCCCGTGAACATCGAGTACTGGAGATGCCGCAGCGCCCGCGCCGAGTCCACTCACGCCTACCCCGGAAGGATGAATCTGGAAGTCAGGATAACCGAGCACGCCCATTTCGGGACCGTCGAGGCCCTCGACCTCGGTCTCCGCGCTGACGCGGAGCGGCGTGATGAGATCGCTGACCTTAAACCAAGCGTAGGCCATGACGAAGCCGAACACGGCCACAACCACGCAATCGATGGCCTGCATGATGAATTGCGAGAAGTCGCCGTATAGCAGACCGCGAACGCCGTCCGCGCCGTAGGTCTTGACCATTGCCTCCCGGACCACGCCGTTCCATCCCGCGCCATAGGCTCCGTTGGCGAATATGCCGACCGAGAGCACTCCCCACAGACCGTTCGTACCGTGAACCGAGATCGCGCCGACTGGATCGTCGACTCCCCGCGCCTCCAAGAAGAACACGCTAAGCACGACTAGCACGCCCGCGACCGCGCCGATGAGCGCCGCCGCCCATGGATCAACAAACGCGCACGGTGCTGTGATCGCAACAAGACCGGCCAGCATACCGTTGCACATCATCGTGGAATCTGGCTTCAGCCCCTTGGCCCAAAGCGTGAACATGGCGAAGATGGCGCCCGTGAAGCTCGCGAGCATCGTATTAACGACCACGTAGCTGATCCGGAGATCCGTGCCTGCGAGCGTGGACCCCGGATTGAACCCAAACCAACCGAACGCGAGGATAAAGGTCCCGGTCACGACCATGGGCACGCTGTGCCCCGTTATGGCCTGCGGCCTGCCGTGCGAATCGTACTTACCGAGACGCGGTCCAATCACGATCGCTCCGGCAAGGGCGATCGCTCCTCCCATAGCATGCACGACACCCGAACCGGCAAAGTCAACTGCCCCATGGCCGAGGCCCCAATTAATCCCGCCCTGCGCCAGCCACCCTCCACCCCACACCCAGTTTGCAAATAAACAATACGGCAACGCCACCCAGAGGCCGTACAATACGAAGTTCTTCCACGACCAGCGCTCGGCCATCGCTCCCGTCGGGATCGTCGCCGTGGTGTCCATAAAGACCATCATGAAGAAAAAGAGCACCATCACGCTCACATCGCCGACCACGCTGCTGAGAAAAAAACCCTTCGTTCCCAAAAGCCCGTAGGTAAAAGCCCCGGTCGCTTTGCCCGCGGCGTCGACCGCCGCGCCGAGTCCGATGCCTTCGTTGAGCAGCGACAGTCCGGGACCAAGCGAGGGATACCAGCCCGGCGGCACGGGGCCGTTCCACCAGTTTCCCCATCCAATAGCAAAGCCGTAGATGAAGAACGCGATGCCGCCTAGCGGGTAAATCATTAAATTCATCGCCGCCGTGTGGGAGCTATTCTTCGCGCGGCAGAGGCCGGTCTCGACGAGCATGAATCCGGCCTGCATGAACATGACCAGGAAGCCGGCGACCAGCGCCCAGACGAAGTTGATCGAGTAGAGATTGTGCGCGATGCGGTCGTATAGGTCGCCGGGTTTCAGTTGATCGGGAACGTCGCCCTTGCCGTCGCCAGCGGGCGTCGCCCACGTGCCCGAGGCTGCGCCCGTTGGGTCCGGCCAGGCCGGCGGTTTCTTTGGGTCGTCGCTCGTGGCCGTGAAGTATGTCGGCAGCTTCGGCGCCGGCTCAGCCGGTGCCGTGGCCGCCGGCACGTCAGGCTTGGCCTCTTCACCAAAAACGGCAGGCGCTATCAACATCCAGGCGCTGACCGCTGAGATAAAAAGAAATAACCCCATCGTTTTTCTTGTGCTCATGCTCTCTCTCCCCTCTCGTTAGTCTGGCTAGATCGCATCCGCGCCTTTTTCTCCGGTGCGGATGCGGATGACCTCCTCCGCCGGAGTGATAAATATCTTGCCGTCGCCGATCTTTCCCGTGCGCGCGGTTTGAAGGATCGCGTCGACGACTTGCGAGGCCTTTTCATCGGGCACGAGAATCTGAATTTTTACCTTGGGCAAAAAATCGACCGAGTATTCCGCCCCGCGATAAAGCTCGGTGTGGCCCTTCTGCCTTCCGAAGCCCTTTACTTCGGTGATAGTCATTCCCTGAATGCCCACCTTGGTGAGCGCCTCCTTCACTTCGTCGAGCTTGAAAGGCTTGATGATGGCCTCGATCTGCTTCATAAGATCACCTCGCAAACGGTTGAAGATGCAAAACGGAAAACGATCATGAGAACCCTACGCAAAGCGCATGCCGCGATGCTTCGCCGGCGCAAAAGAACAATTTGCGCTTAGAACTGGATGAGTTGAACCGTGAAAGATAAAAAAGCTGGCCGTTTATTCGAGAGGAATTGCTCAGTGTTTAAGCAGCTCGCCTAAATCCTGAGCAGAGGGATAAATCTCTAAACCCAGCCGAAGATCAAGAGGAACATCGTCAG belongs to Candidatus Binatia bacterium and includes:
- a CDS encoding P-II family nitrogen regulator — protein: MKQIEAIIKPFKLDEVKEALTKVGIQGMTITEVKGFGRQKGHTELYRGAEYSVDFLPKVKIQILVPDEKASQVVDAILQTARTGKIGDGKIFITPAEEVIRIRTGEKGADAI
- a CDS encoding response regulator encodes the protein MKKRKVLVIDDHLPSRAFLVKALNEKGFGVVGEGASGKGALKLTQTTDPDAVLMSVGLPDIDGISAAETIMEENPLPIVLLTSHYDAETIERAKEAGVMAYLLKPLREEELLPTTELAISRFEEFNSLRKENEDLKKTLEARKAIERAKGVLMKQQGLSEPEAFSLIQKKSMDLRKPMAEIAQAIILTEEIRK
- a CDS encoding ammonium transporter, whose product is MSTRKTMGLFLFISAVSAWMLIAPAVFGEEAKPDVPAATAPAEPAPKLPTYFTATSDDPKKPPAWPDPTGAASGTWATPAGDGKGDVPDQLKPGDLYDRIAHNLYSINFVWALVAGFLVMFMQAGFMLVETGLCRAKNSSHTAAMNLMIYPLGGIAFFIYGFAIGWGNWWNGPVPPGWYPSLGPGLSLLNEGIGLGAAVDAAGKATGAFTYGLLGTKGFFLSSVVGDVSVMVLFFFMMVFMDTTATIPTGAMAERWSWKNFVLYGLWVALPYCLFANWVWGGGWLAQGGINWGLGHGAVDFAGSGVVHAMGGAIALAGAIVIGPRLGKYDSHGRPQAITGHSVPMVVTGTFILAFGWFGFNPGSTLAGTDLRISYVVVNTMLASFTGAIFAMFTLWAKGLKPDSTMMCNGMLAGLVAITAPCAFVDPWAAALIGAVAGVLVVLSVFFLEARGVDDPVGAISVHGTNGLWGVLSVGIFANGAYGAGWNGVVREAMVKTYGADGVRGLLYGDFSQFIMQAIDCVVVAVFGFVMAYAWFKVSDLITPLRVSAETEVEGLDGPEMGVLGYPDFQIHPSGVGVSGLGAGAAASPVLDVHGKKVLAD